The segment CAACTACGGGGTCAAATGCATCCCCACCAGTCAGGCAGCGGCCTTCATCAATCTGATTCCAGTTTTCACAGCGACCATGGGCTGGCTATTCCTGGGCGAAATATTCACTTATCAGCAGTTCGCGGCCTCCACTCTGGTTCTGGGTGGCGTGCTCATCAGCCAGCACAAAAAATGATCCTAAAATTCACCTGATTTCCCTGCTTTCATTTCCTATTCTCCTCATGCTATACAGGGGGACACACCCAATCCGCACCTGTCCGGGAAAGACTCCGCGGCACCATGAGAGACCAGAAGCAGAACAGATCGACATTCGGTGAACAGCGCCAGGGCCAACGCCCGAAATCAGGCAGCGACGATCTTCGCTATCGCGCCGTCTTTGCTCATATGGCTAGCGCCTTGGCTATCTGGGTCCCTTCCGACGACAACACCGATTTCATTCTGCGGGACATGAACCCCGCCTCCGAACGCCTCAACAGAATCAAACGCGAACAGGTCCTCGGCCATACACTCTCCGAGATATTGCCCAATGCGGAAAGCATCGGACTGCCCAGTGCCATCCATAGAGCCCTGAGCACCGGGGAGACCATCCACCTGCCGGCTCAACTGTACCAGGACGACAAACGATCCGGTTGGCGCAAGTACACTATTTTCGCATTGCCCTCCGGTGAAATTGTCACACTGATAGACGACGTCACCGAACGCAAACAGGCTGAGCTCAAGATGCGGGAGAACCTGGAGTTGTTCTCTCATATCTTCGAAGACGCCTTCATGACCATGCTGCTCATCGACCCGATGACAGGAAATATCGTGGAGGCCAACACCAAGGCCTGTGAGTTTTATGGCTATAGTCGTAGCAAGCTCAAAACACTAAACATTTCAGATATCAACACTCTACCAACAGAAGAACTCAAGCATCGTCTAACGCAAGTCCACACTCAAAAGCAGAACCTCTACAATTTCAAGCACCGACTTGCATCCGGCGAGGTACGCGAGGTTGAAGTCCACTCCGGGCCAGTCAAGATACTGGATCAGGAACTTCTGTTCTCCATCATCCACGACGTCACCGAGCGCAAACAGGCCAACGAAGCCCTGCGCCAGAGCGAAGCCGCACTTCGCAGCCTCATTCGATCCGCCCCTGTGGGTATCGGAGAAGTACGCGATCGCATCATCGGACAGGTCAACGACCACCTCTGCAGTCTGACCGGCTACTCGCCCGAAGAACTGAAAGGCCAAAGTGCACGCATCCTTTACCCCGATGAAGAAGAATTTTTAAGGGTCGCACGCATCAAGCATCCTCAGGTGCAACTCACGGGGCATGGCTCTCTGGAAACCATTTTCAGATGCAAGGACGGAGAACGACGCAATGTCATCCTCTCCTCATCCTGGAAAGATGATCAGCACCAGGACACTGGCATGATATTCACGGCTCTGGACATCACGGAGCGAAAAGAGGCCGAACGGGAACTGCGCAAGGCCCGTCGTGACCTGCATAATATCATCGATGCCATGCCCTCGGCCGTCTTCTGTGTTGACCTGCAAGGCAGAATCGTACTCTGGAACAGTGACGCCGCCCGATTGGCATGCAGCGACAATCTTGAAAACCGCCCTCTCACCAGTTCAGTCTCCGGCCTTTCCGAATTCGATGCCATGTTGCAGGAGACCATCCGAACCCGCGAGCCCATCTCCTGTAAGGCTCTGCCTATGGAAAGGGATGGCAAGCTCACCTTCTGGGACATGCTGCTCTATCCCCTGCCCGAAGGCGGCACCGATGGCGCGGCAGTCCGTCTGGACGAGGTCACCGATCGCATCCATCTTGAAGAAATCATGATCCAGTCCGAGAAAATGCTCTCCCTGGGAGGGCTTGCTGCAGGCATGGCCCATGAAATCAACAATCCATTGGGCGGTATCCTTCAGGGTGCACAAAATATCATTCGCCGATTCGATTCTACACTGCCCGCCAACGTCAATGCCGCCGAAGAACTGGGGTTGTCGCTGGAGGCCATGCGGGAATACATGAGCCGCCGCAGTATTTTCAATATGCTGTCTGGGATCAGAGACTCTGGAGAACGGGCGGCACAGATTGTCGCCAACATGCTCGACTTCAGCCGCACCAGCAATTCACGCCGGGCGCTCGTCGATATCACCGATTGCATCGAGAAGACGCTGGATCTTGCGGCCAATGACTATGACCTCAAGAAAAAATACGACTTCAGAGATATCGAAATCGTACGTGATTTTGAAGAATTACCGCCTGTTCCCTGCACGGAGACTGAAATACAACAGGTGCTGCTCAATCTACTGGTTAATGCGGCCCACGCAATGGCACCGTCATCCGACCATCCCGCCCCAAAACTCATTCTGCGCATCAGACGCAAGTCAGCACTGGCGATGATCAGTGTTGAAGACAATGGGACAGGGATCGATCCTGCGCACAAAAATCGAATCTTCGAACCGTTTTATACCACCAAGGACCCCGGCGAGGGCACAGGGCTAGGCCTTTCCGTGGCCTACTTCATCATCACCCGCAACCACCGGGGCACGATTTCCGTGGACTCCGCTCCAGGACAGGGAGCCCGCTTCACCATCACCCTGCCTTTGAAAACCGACGAATTCGGAACATAAAAAAAAGCGCCGCAAGGCGCTTTATTCATACTGAATTCATAAAAACGATCAGGAACGGACCTTGGATTTCGCCAAAGACAATTCAGCAGATGTAATCACATCCATCATCACCAGAATCTCGCCCAGATCATAAGGACTTTGGGAATCATCCTTGAACTTCTCAGCCTTGTCGAGATCGGCCTGGGAAATAATCTTGGAGGTCAGCAAAAAGTCCTCGGGGGTCTCAAAATCATCACCGCCCAACGAAGGCGCCCCACTCCGCGCGCTCATCACAGACACACGCTCACGGACCAATTCATCCTCTTCTTCCTTCAAACGATCCCGCTCGGCGGTCTTGTCTTCAATCATCACTACGATCCGGGCAATTTCCTGACGCAGACGGAGTGCCTCGTCCCCGTAGGCCTTGGTCATCCTGATGTAGAGCACGGGCGATGCCAACAACACCAACCCGAGGATAAGATAGATATAGATGGTCATTGTCATTGGGCATTCACCTCGTTCACAATACTTCCTGAGTGGCAATTTCCATGTCTTCAGGCGAAACAATTCCCAAAATGACCAACGCTTCTTCAACACTGGACCCGCTCTTGGTTTCCTCAAGATGTGCGGTCACACGCAGCAGGTCACTGTCGGTCACCTTACCCATGGACATGAGGACACCCACAATATCCTGCCGGGGAGCATCGCTCTGGGCTGCAGCCTTTTTCTCCTGCTCAATAGCCACGCGCAGAGCCTGAACATCCTTGCGGATCAGGTCCACCCGGCCCTGCCTGAGCAGGACATCCTTCTGAATGGACAGGAGATCCTTCTCCAAGCCCTTCAAATCGCCCAGCATACCGCGAATTTCATGGTTCAGCTTACGGCGCTTGTTCAACACAAGTCCACCCAACACAATGAAATACGCAAGCAGAATAACGCACACCAGTGCTACGGTCTGTATATCCACTTACGGCCTCTCATAATTGACAAGTCTTACCAGAAAATACGCAAAGTGACGATACAAGGCAATCGACATTCAAGTCGTCTGTTCTCAGGCACAAAAAAAGCGCCCCAAGGCGCCCCGCGCAACGGCCATGCCTTCCTCAGTCTCTGACCTTGGACTTGGCAAAAGACAATTCAGCTGGCGAGATCGTATCCATCATCACGAGAATCTCACCCAAATTATATGGACTTTTCGAACCCTGTTTGAACTTTTGGGCCTTTTGGATGTCCTCGGCCGTGATCGTACCCACTGACAGCAGATACGCCTCCGGGTTCTTGTACTTTCGCCCTCCGGCGCTCCCCAGCGTTGGCAACGAAGGATCAACTTCGATTAACGACAACTTCTGCTTGTTCAACTCATCCTCCTGAGCCACAAGCCCGGCCACCTCGAAATCCAATTCCTCCTTGGTCACCGTCAATTGCGCAACCTGATGTTCCAGGCGCCGGACCTCATCGGCATAGGCTCTGGTCATACGGCAATAATACACGGGGCAGGTCACGAGCAGAATCAGCCCAATAATAGAAAGGTAGACCATCATCATGCCGATATCCTCACATGGCCTCTTGGGCTGCGCTGTCCATATCCTCAGGACGCACAAGCCCCAGAATCATCAAGGCTTCTTCGACCGTTGAACCGCTCTTGGTATTTTCCAGATAAGTTCTGGCGCGCAGCACATCCTCGGCCGTGATCTTGCCCATGTACTGCAACGCTTCAACGATGGTTCGGCTGGGGACATCACCAGCTGCGGCGGCAGCGCGCTCCCGTTCCTTGGCAAGCTCCAGACTCTCGATCTCCTTTTCAAGATTGGAGACCCGAACCTCTCGGATCAGCATATCCGCCTTGAGATCCTTGATCCCGTTTTCAAGATCAAAGCTCTGATGACGCAATGAACGGATGACACGCAAGTAATTGGTACGGACGTTACGAACGATACCCCCAAAGACAAGGGCAAATATCAATAACACGACACATGCGAGAACAGCGGTAAGTATCATGTTTCCCCCAAAACAACAGAACCAAATCAGCTACCGACCATCTACACCACTTGGGGGGAACAAATCAACAGGGAAAGCGTTTGCTCATGCAATATAAACACTTACAACAATATAAGGGGAAAGCAAGAGAAGGGACGGAAGTAAATTAGTAGCCTTTACCAGGGTTTAGTATCCCTTTGAAATCAAATACTTTTTTAATATAATGCATAATCTCGGATTCCAGGGGAGACAGCTGCTTTCCCAGATGCGCGTACTTGGTCAGCCCGACGCCGTGCTCACCGGACATGGTCCCCCCAAGGGACAATACCAGTTCCACCACCTGGCTCTTGACCTGGAGGGCACGGTCGCCCTCGCCTGCGGCTTTGTCATGCATGACATTGACGTGCAGATTGCCATCACCAAGATGACCAAAGACCAACACCGTCAGACCGGCCTCGGTGGCAATTTTGCGAATACCGTCCACAGCGTTGCGCACCTTGCTGCGGGGCACGGTGATATCGTCAGACAATTTATCCGGAGCAACCTTGAACGAGGCAGGATTGATCAACCGGCGTACCTCCCACAAAGGCTCCTCTTCGCGCGCCCCCAAACCGCGGAGCAAAAACGAAGGCGAGGCCGAACGGACCACCTGCTCCAATCGATCTAGATCAGCAGCCAACGCCTTGCGGCCACCATCCAGGCGCAGCAACAATGCCGCGCCCGTGCCCTCGGGCCAGGGGACTTCTCCGACCTTGGCAACAGCCTTCAGAACGTCGCGTTCCATGAACTCCATGGCTGCGGGCAGAATCCCGGCCGCAAAGATGTCCCGTGCGGCACCCAAGGCACCATCCGTGTCCGGCCACCCGGCCAGAACCGAGGCCGTGGCCTCGGGCTTGGGCAGAAGTTTCAGGGTAATTTCCGTCAACAGACCAAGCGTGCCCTCGGAGCCCACGAACAATCGTGCCAGGTCAAGCCCGACCACATTCTTGTGGTTACGCCCACCGGTGTACAGAACGCGCCCACCGGGCAGCACCGCCCGTACTCCAAGCACGTAGTCACGGGTCACTCCGTATTTAACGGCGCGCATGCCCCCCGCGCAGGTGGCCACATTGCCGCCAATGGTCGAAATCCGAACACTGGCCGGATCGGGCGGATACATCAGCCCATGCCGGTCCAATTCCTTCTGGAGATCGGCAGTCACCACCCCCGGCTGGACCACAGCCACAAAATCCTGCGCATCGATCTCCAGAATGCGATTCATGCGCAGGGTGGAGACAACCACTCCGCCACCACGCGGCACGCACGCGCCCACCACGTTGGTTCCACGCGCTCGGGGGAACAGGGGCATGCCCTCTTCCTGAGCCCAGGCCATCAGCCTGACCACCTGTTCCTCGCTCTCGGGCCGCACCACGGCCCAGGGGGCTTCGAACAGACGGCTGGCGTCCGCACCAAAGGCACAGGTCTCCTCGGGCACGGCAGTAAAGCCGTCACCCGGGAAGAGTTCGCCCAGAAATCGTGCTTGTGCTGGAGTCAGTCCGGACATGGAACTCCTACTTGTAGCGGGTCAGTTCCCGGGCCGTGTCACGCGCGATATCGCGCTGCTTGATGTCGTCACGACGATCAAAGGTCTTTTTGCCCTTACCCAGAGCAATTTCAACCTTCACCTTGCCGCGCTTGAAGTACATTTTGGTAGGAACCAACGACAGCCCCTTCTGCTCTACTTTCGCAGCCAGAGAGTCGATCTCGCGCCGGTGCAGCAGCAACTGTCGTGGTCGTTCGGGCTCGTGCCCAAAATGGGTGGCAAACTCATAAGGGGCAATATGCACGCCCACCAGCCAGGCTCCGTTGGCATCAATCCTGACGTAACCGTCCTTGAAGCTGACCTTGGACTCGCGCAGGGATTTGACCTCGGACCCCATGAGAGCGATGCCAGCCTCCACCGTATCCAGAATTTCGTAATACCGGCGGGCATTCTTGTTGGTGGCGATAAGTTTGGTGCCGGATGTGCTTTTTTGACTCATATCGTTATACAAAGTCCTCATTGTCCAGAAGGGAGGAATAGAAAGCCAGTTCTTCGGGGAAGCGCTGGAAAATAGAATCCATGACCAGCTTGTTGATCTTGGTCACGGTGCGGCACTCCAGGACACGCCTCAGGAGCTCCTTGCATTCGTCCATGGTGGTCTGGCGAATGATGCGCTTGATGCCGGGAATGGCCTGTGGGTTCATGCTCAGGGAATCGATCTGCATCCCCATCAGGATGGGTACGCAGAACGGATCAGACGCGACCTCGCCGCACAGACTGACCTCGATACCACTCTGATGAGCCGCATCCACCACATGCTTGATGGAGCGCAGGATCGCCGGATGCAAAGGCTGATAAAGGTACGAAACATGCTTGTTCGTACGGTCGATACCCAGAGAATATTGAATCAGGTCATTGGTCCCGATGGAAAAGAAATCCACTTCCTTGGCCAGCAGCTCGGCAGTCATCACTGCCGAAGGCAACTCCACCATGATGCCCACGGGCAGCTCTTCGTTGAAGGGAATCCCCTCGTCGCGCAACTGGGCCTTGGCCTCGGCCAGCACACGGTTGGCCTCGCGCAACTCGCGCAGGCCGGAAATCATGGGATACATCATGGCCGTGTTGCCTGCCAAGCTGGCCCGCAGAATAGCGCGAATCTGAGACCTGAAAAGATCGCGGTGTTGCAGGCACAACCGGATGGAGCGCAGCCCCAGAGCCGGATTGCGCTCGTCGATGGCGCCAAATCCGGAAATGAATTTGTCCGCTCCCAGGTCCAGAGTACGGAAAACGACCTTGGCCGGAGACAGAATGCTTGCCAGATCCCGATACTCTTCGAACAGTTCATCCTCGGAGGGCAGGATCTCGCGATTCATGTAGGAATACTCAGTCCGGTACAGCCCAACGCCCTCTGCACCATGGTCCAGCACTGCCGCGACTTCCTCGAAAAGTTCAATATTGGCCTGCACCTGCACCCTGTAACCATCAATGGTCTCGGCAGGCAGATGGCAGTTGCGGACAATGGCTTTCTGATAGCCATCAAACTGGTCCTGAAGGGCAATATACTCGGCCAGCTCGTCCTCTTCAGGCTCCACCAGAATCCTGCCCTTCAGGGCATCGATGATCACGAATTCGCCGTCTTCGACGGTGTCCTCGAGATCCTTGACTCCCACGATGGATGGAATCTGCAACGATCGGGCAAG is part of the Desulfovibrio ferrophilus genome and harbors:
- the smpB gene encoding SsrA-binding protein SmpB; its protein translation is MSQKSTSGTKLIATNKNARRYYEILDTVEAGIALMGSEVKSLRESKVSFKDGYVRIDANGAWLVGVHIAPYEFATHFGHEPERPRQLLLHRREIDSLAAKVEQKGLSLVPTKMYFKRGKVKVEIALGKGKKTFDRRDDIKQRDIARDTARELTRYK
- a CDS encoding FAD-binding oxidoreductase, whose translation is MSGLTPAQARFLGELFPGDGFTAVPEETCAFGADASRLFEAPWAVVRPESEEQVVRLMAWAQEEGMPLFPRARGTNVVGACVPRGGGVVVSTLRMNRILEIDAQDFVAVVQPGVVTADLQKELDRHGLMYPPDPASVRISTIGGNVATCAGGMRAVKYGVTRDYVLGVRAVLPGGRVLYTGGRNHKNVVGLDLARLFVGSEGTLGLLTEITLKLLPKPEATASVLAGWPDTDGALGAARDIFAAGILPAAMEFMERDVLKAVAKVGEVPWPEGTGAALLLRLDGGRKALAADLDRLEQVVRSASPSFLLRGLGAREEEPLWEVRRLINPASFKVAPDKLSDDITVPRSKVRNAVDGIRKIATEAGLTVLVFGHLGDGNLHVNVMHDKAAGEGDRALQVKSQVVELVLSLGGTMSGEHGVGLTKYAHLGKQLSPLESEIMHYIKKVFDFKGILNPGKGY
- the ptsP gene encoding phosphoenolpyruvate--protein phosphotransferase, whose protein sequence is MARKVLTGIPVSSGIAIGKALFMNRRLYGRIPRQSIAQHFVEGEKSRLKQAMDQAVEELDLVRGQVPNEFKEHGLIIDSHITILRDPKLRNLAFGYIEDMRINAEWALLKAVKEMEKRFAVIQDDYIRQRIQDVRLVADRVQSKLMGLSHEMQEIEGRIILMAHDLAPSDTAGLEVDKIMAFTTAEGGKTSHTGILARSLQIPSIVGVKDLEDTVEDGEFVIIDALKGRILVEPEEDELAEYIALQDQFDGYQKAIVRNCHLPAETIDGYRVQVQANIELFEEVAAVLDHGAEGVGLYRTEYSYMNREILPSEDELFEEYRDLASILSPAKVVFRTLDLGADKFISGFGAIDERNPALGLRSIRLCLQHRDLFRSQIRAILRASLAGNTAMMYPMISGLRELREANRVLAEAKAQLRDEGIPFNEELPVGIMVELPSAVMTAELLAKEVDFFSIGTNDLIQYSLGIDRTNKHVSYLYQPLHPAILRSIKHVVDAAHQSGIEVSLCGEVASDPFCVPILMGMQIDSLSMNPQAIPGIKRIIRQTTMDECKELLRRVLECRTVTKINKLVMDSIFQRFPEELAFYSSLLDNEDFV
- a CDS encoding PAS domain S-box protein, which produces MRDQKQNRSTFGEQRQGQRPKSGSDDLRYRAVFAHMASALAIWVPSDDNTDFILRDMNPASERLNRIKREQVLGHTLSEILPNAESIGLPSAIHRALSTGETIHLPAQLYQDDKRSGWRKYTIFALPSGEIVTLIDDVTERKQAELKMRENLELFSHIFEDAFMTMLLIDPMTGNIVEANTKACEFYGYSRSKLKTLNISDINTLPTEELKHRLTQVHTQKQNLYNFKHRLASGEVREVEVHSGPVKILDQELLFSIIHDVTERKQANEALRQSEAALRSLIRSAPVGIGEVRDRIIGQVNDHLCSLTGYSPEELKGQSARILYPDEEEFLRVARIKHPQVQLTGHGSLETIFRCKDGERRNVILSSSWKDDQHQDTGMIFTALDITERKEAERELRKARRDLHNIIDAMPSAVFCVDLQGRIVLWNSDAARLACSDNLENRPLTSSVSGLSEFDAMLQETIRTREPISCKALPMERDGKLTFWDMLLYPLPEGGTDGAAVRLDEVTDRIHLEEIMIQSEKMLSLGGLAAGMAHEINNPLGGILQGAQNIIRRFDSTLPANVNAAEELGLSLEAMREYMSRRSIFNMLSGIRDSGERAAQIVANMLDFSRTSNSRRALVDITDCIEKTLDLAANDYDLKKKYDFRDIEIVRDFEELPPVPCTETEIQQVLLNLLVNAAHAMAPSSDHPAPKLILRIRRKSALAMISVEDNGTGIDPAHKNRIFEPFYTTKDPGEGTGLGLSVAYFIITRNHRGTISVDSAPGQGARFTITLPLKTDEFGT